From the Oligoflexia bacterium genome, one window contains:
- the uppP gene encoding undecaprenyl-diphosphatase UppP, whose amino-acid sequence MTILQSIILGIVQGLGEFLPISSSAHLIIVPWLMGWPDHGLTFDIALHFGTLTALLIYFHREWYELSLACLRLRPKHFKPGALNNDTNLRLALYIVIATIPGAILGLLLEHHVETVFRNPKLIAFTLSGMGIALWIVDKKAPKSRDIVSLTLKDAVIIGISQGLALFPGISRSGITITTGLLRGLDRGAAARFSFMLSMPITAGACILKLRHLTAADFTNSFIVGVIVAAIFGYLAIGGLIRFLQTRSYGVFAVYRVVLALIIGVVIFYRG is encoded by the coding sequence ATGACAATTCTTCAAAGCATTATCCTTGGAATCGTTCAAGGTTTGGGAGAATTTCTCCCCATCTCTAGTTCCGCTCACCTTATTATAGTTCCGTGGCTTATGGGCTGGCCAGATCACGGCCTTACTTTTGATATCGCACTTCACTTCGGCACACTGACAGCGCTTCTTATTTATTTTCATCGCGAGTGGTACGAATTAAGCCTTGCTTGCCTCCGCTTACGGCCAAAACATTTCAAGCCCGGAGCTCTTAATAACGACACCAATCTTAGGCTTGCACTTTATATTGTGATCGCAACAATACCGGGTGCGATTTTAGGCCTCTTACTTGAGCACCATGTAGAGACTGTGTTTCGTAATCCAAAACTCATCGCATTTACTCTAAGTGGCATGGGTATAGCGTTGTGGATTGTGGATAAGAAGGCGCCGAAATCTCGAGACATCGTAAGTCTCACATTAAAAGATGCAGTGATCATTGGCATCTCCCAAGGCCTTGCATTGTTTCCGGGAATTTCAAGATCTGGCATCACAATCACAACTGGTCTCTTACGTGGACTCGATCGCGGAGCTGCCGCAAGATTTTCATTTATGCTTTCAATGCCCATCACAGCGGGTGCTTGTATTTTAAAACTTCGACATCTAACCGCCGCTGATTTTACAAATAGTTTTATCGTAGGAGTAATCGTTGCAGCAATCTTTGGTTACTTAGCAATTGGTGGATTAATCAGGTTTTTGCAAACAAGGTCATACGGTGTATTTGCCGTCTATCGCGTGGTGTTGGCTCTTATTATTGGGGTGGTGATTTTTTACCGCGGTTAA
- a CDS encoding helix-turn-helix domain-containing protein — protein MSNEQWCPITRSADIIGDRWSLLILRELMMGPKRFKTIKANISSISMDQLTRKLEHLCVKGIIVRQEYSEAPPRVEYQLTEIGKSFMPVLRRVFIWANQNIWGKPGSQEQIDVSLTLRLMCSFLGRGEGCVEIRVCHSGKTDSYLLERGETQNISVRNILPHEVVNLIGVQSVVTLNLRDWIRLVSQKENIKSEKIWGKIEGDITVLKNLLPVFEKIEFELTAVKNHHPNNKSQHHAIDGKYTV, from the coding sequence GTGAGTAATGAACAATGGTGCCCTATTACGCGCAGTGCAGATATTATTGGTGATCGTTGGTCATTACTAATCTTGCGCGAACTCATGATGGGGCCCAAGCGATTTAAAACTATTAAAGCGAATATTTCAAGTATTTCCATGGATCAGCTCACGCGTAAACTTGAACATCTCTGTGTAAAAGGCATTATTGTGAGGCAAGAATATTCTGAAGCACCACCTCGCGTAGAATATCAATTAACTGAAATTGGTAAATCGTTTATGCCAGTGTTAAGGCGGGTTTTTATTTGGGCTAATCAAAACATCTGGGGAAAACCTGGGTCACAAGAACAAATAGATGTTTCACTCACTCTAAGACTTATGTGTTCATTTTTAGGGCGTGGAGAAGGGTGTGTGGAGATTAGAGTTTGTCATAGTGGCAAGACGGATTCATATCTTTTGGAACGTGGTGAAACTCAAAACATATCTGTTCGAAATATTTTGCCTCACGAAGTAGTAAATCTTATCGGAGTTCAAAGCGTCGTAACTCTAAATCTAAGAGATTGGATTCGCTTGGTTTCCCAAAAAGAAAATATAAAGAGTGAAAAAATATGGGGAAAAATCGAGGGTGACATCACGGTTTTAAAAAATCTTTTACCTGTATTTGAAAAGATTGAATTTGAATTAACCGCGGTAAAAAATCACCACCCCAATAATAAGAGCCAACACCACGCGATAGACGGCAAATACACCGTATGA
- a CDS encoding ATP-binding cassette domain-containing protein, giving the protein MIQVKGLSKVFRVHQKEAGLKGSIRSLFNRKWLDKWALNDVSFDVKAGEIVGLVGSNGAGKTTLMKLLAGIVHPTSGEAHVLGHIPWERNNDFRRQIALIMGQKAQLWWDLPAADCFLLLKEIYQIPDDLYHSTLDDLTNALQVKKQLNIQVRRLSLGERMKMELVAALLHQPKIVFLDEPTIGLDLAAQKAIREFLLHYRKLHNPAMIVTSHYMEDITRLCERIIIIREGQFIYDGPIGNVAKKFTSHKLISAHLDTISTSTEQTSIASQLGIDVSDVIVQTSELIKVKISRDRIAEVSAQILKLLPVVDLTIEEQDIGEVISSLMRGKKDFL; this is encoded by the coding sequence ATGATTCAAGTAAAAGGTCTATCTAAGGTATTTCGTGTTCATCAAAAAGAAGCGGGTCTCAAAGGCTCTATTCGATCACTTTTTAATAGAAAGTGGCTCGATAAGTGGGCACTCAACGATGTATCTTTTGACGTTAAGGCTGGTGAAATCGTAGGCCTTGTCGGTTCAAATGGCGCAGGTAAAACCACACTCATGAAACTTCTTGCGGGAATTGTTCACCCCACCTCGGGTGAAGCCCATGTGCTTGGACACATTCCGTGGGAAAGAAACAATGATTTTCGCCGACAAATTGCTTTGATCATGGGGCAAAAAGCGCAGTTATGGTGGGATCTTCCTGCCGCTGATTGTTTTTTATTATTAAAAGAAATTTATCAGATTCCCGATGATCTTTACCATTCAACTTTAGACGATTTGACAAACGCACTTCAGGTAAAAAAACAACTCAACATTCAGGTGCGGAGATTAAGCCTGGGTGAGCGCATGAAGATGGAACTTGTTGCAGCACTCTTACATCAACCTAAAATTGTTTTTTTAGATGAACCCACTATAGGTCTTGATTTAGCTGCACAAAAAGCAATTCGTGAGTTTTTACTTCACTACAGAAAATTGCACAACCCTGCAATGATCGTTACGTCTCACTACATGGAGGACATCACACGTCTTTGTGAGCGTATTATTATTATCAGAGAAGGTCAGTTTATTTATGACGGACCCATTGGCAACGTAGCTAAAAAATTCACCTCTCATAAATTAATCTCAGCACATCTTGATACAATTTCTACTTCAACTGAACAAACCTCTATCGCGAGTCAGTTAGGCATTGATGTAAGTGATGTCATTGTTCAAACTTCTGAACTCATTAAAGTTAAAATTTCACGAGATAGAATCGCAGAAGTTTCTGCTCAAATTTTAAAATTACTTCCAGTTGTTGATCTTACCATTGAAGAACAAGACATTGGAGAGGTGATTTCTTCACTCATGCGCGGAAAGAAGGACTTTCTTTGA
- a CDS encoding ABC-2 family transporter protein, translating into MIPNWVKDVYTLELRKIFSYRVDFWMEFLGSIGIHLTAAYFLWKAIFEANSASTIGGYTFGHMMVYYLLVPLIEKLVRGHERGNISNEIYDGSLTRYLIYPLSFLGYKFVTNIAVSTIGVLQFFLIMIIYLIFFDVPPTVHFNLTNTVMAFIAIGSASILFFLITASLECIAFWADSIWSLLVMLRFCIGMLGGGMIPLSLFTPQAQEILSYLPFIYIASFPIRTLTGEVSFTQWGQGMFILFFWIAVFATVSKTVLKRGLYQYSGVGI; encoded by the coding sequence TTGATTCCTAACTGGGTTAAAGATGTCTACACTCTTGAGCTTAGAAAAATTTTTTCTTACCGTGTTGATTTTTGGATGGAATTTTTAGGCTCAATCGGAATTCATCTCACAGCCGCATATTTTCTTTGGAAAGCGATATTTGAAGCAAACTCCGCAAGCACTATCGGAGGATACACGTTTGGCCATATGATGGTTTATTATCTACTTGTTCCATTAATTGAAAAATTAGTTCGCGGACACGAAAGAGGAAATATTTCAAATGAGATCTATGACGGCAGCCTCACCCGCTATCTTATCTACCCACTGTCTTTTCTTGGGTATAAGTTTGTAACAAATATTGCCGTGAGTACGATTGGGGTGCTTCAATTTTTTTTGATCATGATTATATATTTAATATTCTTTGATGTGCCCCCGACAGTTCACTTTAACTTAACAAATACTGTCATGGCATTTATCGCCATAGGCTCCGCAAGTATTTTATTTTTTCTCATCACCGCAAGTCTAGAATGTATCGCCTTTTGGGCTGACAGTATTTGGAGCTTACTTGTCATGTTGCGCTTTTGTATCGGAATGCTCGGGGGCGGAATGATTCCACTCTCACTATTCACGCCACAAGCTCAAGAGATCTTAAGCTATCTTCCCTTTATTTATATTGCTTCATTTCCCATTCGCACACTCACAGGTGAAGTTTCGTTTACACAATGGGGACAAGGAATGTTTATATTATTTTTTTGGATAGCAGTTTTTGCTACGGTTTCTAAAACCGTACTCAAGCGAGGGCTTTACCAGTACTCAGGTGTAGGGATATGA
- a CDS encoding ABC-2 family transporter protein, with amino-acid sequence MKILRYLKLYGYFVRFSVSRSMEFRIDFFFRIIMDLLYYVVNLAFFHILYKHTPALAGWREPEMMVFVSVYLLIDAINMTLFSNNMWILPSLVNKGDLDYYLIRPVSSLFFLSLREFAFNSFINLIIALGIVAWAFMNYPHPISFFQIIFFFFNVCVGTLLYFSVRLITLLPVFWTHSARGFDALFWPMTRFMERPDRIFNGWTRVLFITVLPFSLMASYPARLFLDQFDPLIFLHLISAAIIYFLLLIWAWNRALKVYSSASS; translated from the coding sequence ATGAAGATACTTCGCTACTTGAAACTCTATGGTTACTTCGTACGATTTTCTGTGAGTCGTTCTATGGAATTTCGAATTGATTTCTTTTTTCGCATTATCATGGATCTTCTTTATTATGTCGTTAACCTCGCATTTTTTCACATTCTCTACAAACACACACCAGCACTGGCTGGGTGGCGCGAGCCTGAGATGATGGTGTTTGTATCTGTGTATTTACTTATTGACGCCATCAATATGACCTTATTTTCAAACAATATGTGGATATTGCCAAGTCTCGTTAACAAAGGGGATCTTGATTATTATCTAATACGCCCAGTTTCTTCTTTGTTTTTTTTATCGCTCAGAGAGTTCGCATTTAATTCATTTATTAATTTAATTATCGCCTTAGGAATTGTCGCGTGGGCATTTATGAATTACCCGCACCCCATTTCATTTTTTCAGATAATATTTTTCTTTTTTAACGTCTGCGTAGGTACCCTGCTTTATTTTTCAGTACGCCTCATTACATTACTTCCTGTTTTTTGGACTCATTCTGCTCGAGGATTTGACGCCTTATTTTGGCCAATGACGCGTTTTATGGAAAGACCTGATCGTATTTTTAATGGATGGACACGGGTTTTATTTATTACCGTTTTACCATTTAGCTTAATGGCGTCTTATCCAGCGCGATTGTTTTTAGATCAATTTGATCCATTAATTTTTTTACACCTTATTAGTGCCGCTATTATCTATTTTTTACT